CCCGGCGGGGCCGACATCACGGACGGCCTGCTGACCTTCACGGTGTCGGTCAACGATCCGCTGACCGGAATCACCGGTCTCAACTTCTTCGAGGACGGGACTTGGGCCCTGCTGGAGTCCGTCCCGGGCTTCGCCGGATTGGGCACCAACGTTCGCAACGCCATCGCCGGGTTCGTCACGGTGACCAGCGTCAACGGCGTGGCGGTCGGCGGACCGACGATTCCGTTCTCCGGAGCCAATGTCTCGTTCAACGCTGTGGCGGATCTGCCGCCTGGGTCGGGCTTCTGGAACAACGGCGCCGGCGTCGGCTTGGGCGCAATCCCGGGCCTCGTCACCTCGATCGACGTGGCGATCAACAACCGCTTGGTCGCCTTCTCCGAAGGGGGCCCCAACGGAACCTCGATCTCGTTCATCGACAAGAAGCGGATCACCATCCGCATCGACACCGAGATGATTCCCGAGCCGAGCAGCATCGCCTTGCTCGTGACCGCTTTGGGCGGACTGGGCGTCGTCGCTGGGCGTCGTCGCTAGTCGATCCGGTCGCTCTCTCGGACGGGAGCGACTTCATAAGAGTGTGAGCCAAGCGGCCCCCTCGAAAGAGGCGGGCCGCTTTTTTTTGCGCGGTTGAATCGTACCCAGCGAAGCACGATTCCGGCCGCCAGTTGGAGCCGGCCCGCACGTGTTGTTGGGAGAAGCCCTAACTTGTCGCCGGCCCCGCAGCGTCTGCGCGGAGCATCTGCAGGTGCGGTTCGGCAATGACGTGAAACGGCGAGGCCACGCTTTGCCACGTCTCGCCCCGCTGCTCGATGCGGTCGTCCGCCAAGGGCCCCAGGCGGTTGTTGATCAGCCCCAGATAGCTGATCCGTTCGGGCGCCAGCCCGATGATCCGCGCCGCGGTGGCATCGACCGCAGGCAAGTTGGCGCCAACCAGCAGCAGACCCATCGGCTTCATGGTTCCCAGGATCGGGCCGTCCCCTTCCATGCACTCGATCGCATCGACAATCGCCAACGCCCGCGGCAGGAGACAGTTGACGTCGGCGACGGTCTCGGGAATGCCGTTGTGGTGGAGCACGTTCTTCGGCCAGCCGTACTTGATGCCGGGCAGCACGCCGTAGAAGTTCTTCATCGCGCACGTGAGCCCGACCCAATGGTGAGTCTTGAGCTTCGGCATCGAGACGACGACGTCGGCCTCGACGACGCTCTGCGGCAAGTGCAATCCGCGGAGACTGCTGAAGCGACTGCGATTGGCTCGCCAAGCCGTTGGTTGGTAGTTGAGGTCCGCGAACGCCAGCCCGCCGTCGCGCAGGGCCTCGCCGACGCCGGATTCCGCGAGGGCCATGTCGGTGTCGCGGACGTGGCCCGGCGCCTCGCCCACGGTGACCGAGGCGCCCCAGCGCCGAAACGCCTCGGCCGCGGCCACGATGACCGCCGGATGGGTCGTCATATGGGGGACGAGTCGCGAAGGCTCGACCAAGTTGGGCTTCAGGAGAACCTTCAGGCCGCGAAACTCAGCGGGCTTGGCGCCGCATGCGACCAGTCCGTCGGCGATGGCGTCGGCCAGCGGGCCGTCGTAACGCTGCCCGCGGGCGACGAACACGGGGGTTCGCCGTCGATAGCGATTGCCGACGGCAACCAACCCCGCGAGCCCGGCAGCCGCGGCGCCGGCGACGATTGCTTCGCGTCGACTCAGGCCGCGGCGACGCTCCTCCTCCCGACGCCGATCGTGCTGGTGCTTCATGATGCCGCCTTTAGTTCCTCGCGCGCGTCGACGGCGGCGGTCGGTTTGCTCTTCCCGTTCTTCGCGCGGTCGCGGCACAATTCGGCGAAGCGCTCGGCCGCAGGGAGGCGGGCGAGCGAGGTCAGCGCCAAAGCGTGAATCGACGGCCCCCCGGCGACGCTGGCGGCGCCGACGGCAAGCGCGGCGTCAATCAACTGCTCGGCATTCGCGGGGCGCCGCTCCCAAGCGGTCAGCCCCAAGAGGGCATAGGCCAGCGAGACGGGGCTTTGCGCTTGTTGCACCTCGGCGTCGAGATAGCTCAGCGTTCGCTCGATGGGGGGGGACTCGTCGGGGGACGAGCTCGTGTTAGCCGCCGCCAGGGTGAACGCGGCGAGCCCGCTCGGTTCGAGATGCGGCAGCAAGGTTTGTCCCAGGACCGTCGTGTTCCCGAAATTGGCCCCCCCCTCCGACAACAGGCGATCGGCGACCAGCCGCAGACCCTCGCGAACTCGCGGATGGTCGCCGTGTCCGGCGGCGCACAAGGCAAGAACGAACAGGCAGGTCGGCTCCAGCCACGAGTGGGTGTCGGCCGCCCACGACCAGCCGACGAGCATCGTGTCGTGGCCGACGTTCGGATCCCTCGCGGCGGTCTTGCCGCGGTCTTGCAGGGCCCAGGTCGCGGCTCGCTCGATCGCCGCGGCGTATCGGGGGGATCGGCCGAGGGCATCGACCGCCAGCCACGCGAGCATCGCCAGCGCCGTGCACCACCGGGGCTCGTCGTCCTCGGCCGAGACGCCGACGGCGCCCGACTTCTGCTGCAACCTGGCGAGCCAGTCGGCGGCGTTCGCGGCCGCGTCGATGCGCCCATGTCCTGCCAGCGAGATTGCGGTCCATGCGGCCGGCTCGGCGGCCGAGGGTTGGCCGGGGCGATAGCTCCACGTCGTCGCCGCCGCCAGCGCAGCAAGCGCCGCGCTGTTCGAAGCCGGCGCGGCGGCTGCGTCGGGCTGGTCGTCGAGGGAGAGCGAGTCGGGGGGCATGCCGATTGAGACTGCGAATCCTTCGCGGGAAGACCTTCGGCTCCGCCAGGAGGGTCGACGACGACGCATCCTGGTTGCCATTCCGCCATGCATGCGAGCAGGCGCCGTTGCGTTGCTGCAACAACGCGTCGCGGCGGCGGCGACTGGGTCGATTGTATCGGCTTGCCAGGGAGAAAGTAGGCGAGTTTCACGCCCCCCGTTTTGACATCAGGGGAAGCTGACATAGGTTTCAGGTGGAGTCGGAGACAGCATGTCGACGGCTTCGGGCGACGCTAGCAGGCGTTGCCGGCGAGGGGTTCTCTTCTGATTTCGGCCGTCGCGAATGCGGGTTTTCCCGCCGCGAGGGCGTCCCCAGGACGGGGGCGAGATCGAGAGGGCCGCCGCCACGTTGAGCCTGCTGCGTCCTCATCCTCGATAAGGGCAACCTGCCGGCCGCCAGGCCGACGGGGCGCAAAGCCATGGGGGCGCCGGCCGCGAACGCGGTCGGCGAGAAGCCCGGCTGCCGAAGGGATGCAGCGTCCACGGACGCAGCGGCTGGAATGGAAACACGCGAGAGTGAGACGCGTCCTTTTTTACTAATCATGAGGCCGACGCGATCGTCAGTTTGCAGGCTCGCTCCCTTGGACAGGAGCGACGATCGTCAGGTCGCAAGCGGGAGTCTGAACCAACACTTGCTCCCGACAACCAAAGTGGGCGTCGCGTTCCGCCGCTGGAACCGACCCCGAGCGGAGGATCCTATGAAGTTGTTTGCTCAGAAGGTACAGCGTTTCCTCGTCTCGGAAGACGGCCCGACCGCCGTCGAGTACGCCGTGATGCTGGCGTTGATCGTGATCGTGTGCTTGACCGCGATTCGTTCGATCGGCAACAACGCCAATGCGACGTTCGAAAGCGTCGCCGGACAGCTCGGCAGCTAGTCGCTGCGTCGTCGACGCCCGTTCTTGGATGTCTAGGGTATGACATACGACCTCTCGGGGGAGGGATTCCCCCGAGAGGTTTTTTCATGCGCATGATTTTGCCGGACAGCGACGCAACCGGGGGAGTTTCCCGGGCTGGAGCAGTCGCGCCGATTGCGCGGGGGGGCGAGAGTTTGCATGTGACGACCGCTAAGCCGACACGCTTCGGATCGGCGAGCTAAGGTTGTGGTGTCCGGTCGTGGGGGCGCCGCGCGGGCGGAGCGTCTCCGCGCCGCTGTGCCTCGCGTATCAGGGGGAACCGTGCCATGCTCAATCTCATGCCTGAAGAATTGTTCACGGCGACGTGCCAACTGGTCTGCTTCGGCTGCGTCATGGTGACCGCCGTGGCCACGTTCTTTTGGACGCCGCGTTGGTAGTCGCCGCGCACGGGGCGACATTACGACTCATTGCTCACTGGTTTGCGCATTAGGGACCTCCGACATGGGTGCTTCGCAAGGATTTCTCGCTCAACTGGCCGAAACTTGGCCGGCCTGGGTCGTGACGATCACGCTGGTCGTGGCCGCGGTCATCGACGGGCTGCAGTTGAAGGTCCCCAACTGGATTACGTTTCCGATGATCATCAGCGGCTGGGTCTACAGCGCCGTGCTGTCCCCCTACGCCGGCTGGGAAGGACTGTGGCTGAGCCTGATCGGCACGGCCGTCGGACTGGCCCTGCTGTTGCCCGCTTACGCGATCGGCGGCATGGGGGCGGGGGACGTCAAGCTGCTGGCCGGGGTCGGCGCCTGGATGTGGGGGACGATCACGTTTTACGCCTTTGCGGTGTCGGCGCTGGTGGGCGGGGTCATCGCGGTGGGGATGGTCCTCTACAAGCGATCGTGGAACAAGCACCGCGACCAGTTCTTTTCAATTCTCAACGAGATCGCCACGGTCAAAGACCCCGAACAGCTGGCAGCGATCGCCGCCGAGCGCAAGCCGCGGATGTTTCTGTTGCCGTACGGGATTCCGATCGCGATTGGCTCGATCGCCTACTTCGCCTGGACGGGGATGCTGAGCTAGCGGGGCGTTGGGCGTCGCTCGCTAGGGCCGTGTTCGGCTAGCCGGCGGGCGCCAGCAGCGACGAAACCCCGTTTGTTTCATCTTCGACTGATCCGATTATTCGGCTGATGCCGAAGAAACCGACGAGCGCGGGGAGGATCGCCTCCTCGGGCTCGCCGTACGCGGACTGCGACGACGTGTCGCGACGCGTTCGGGCGCCGGCAAGGTCCGTGCGGCTGCGACTCGTCGCCCGGCAACCCGGGCGATCAACCGACCAATTTGAACCGCGACCTTGCACCAGGGGGGTGTCATGCGTCCGAAGTCTCTCGTATTGCTTGCGCTTGCGCTGGGCTGCGGGCTGATCGCCTCGATCGGCATCAGCCAGGTGCTCGATAACAACAGCAAGCCTGCGCGCGTCGAGACCGCGCCGATCTACGTCGCCCAGCAGAACATCAACGTCAACGATCCGATCACGGACGCGATGGTGGTGCTCGAGGAATGGCCCAAGGACAAGGTGCCGCCCGGGGCGATCGTCAAGTGGGAGGACATCGAGGACCGCCGCCCGCGGACCAACATCTACCAGGGCGAGCCGCTGTTGAACTCGAAACTGCTCGCCAAGGGGCAGATCAGCGACCCGACGCAGGGGGTCCCCGACGGCATGCGACTCAAAACGATGTCGGTCGACGCCACAAAGAGCGCCGCCGGCTTGCTGAGCCCCGGCGACCGAGTCGACGTGCAGATCTTCGTCGCGCGGAACGAACAGCAGGGGATCGAGAAGCCGTTCACCAAGATCTTCCTGCAGAACATCCGCGTCTACGCTGTCGACCAGACCATCGACCGCAGCATGGACGGCAACGAGGCCCGCAACGTGGCCAAGACGGTGTCGCTGATCGTCACCCCGTCGCAGGCCAATCGGATCACGCTGGCCGAGAACTTGGGGACGATCACGCTGATCCCCCGCAATCCGGACGACGAGGCTGAGGTCGACGATTATGAGCAGGACATCGAATCGCTGCTGAACCCCAGCACGGCGAACTCGCGGAGCCGGGAAAGCTTGACCAAGGCGGATCGCCCCGGGGACGAGCAGTCCGGCCCTGGCGCCATGGAATCGCTCAAGGCCTTCATGGAAGCGGCCATGGCGCAGAACTCCGCCCGGCAAGCTGCGCCGGGGCTCCAGCCCGGCAGGCCGTTCCAGATGACGATCATTTACCCGGACGAGGTCGAGCGGTTGCAGTTCTCCGACGGGCAATTGCTCGTTCCGGCGGCCCCGAGCCAGGCGGGCGGCGCGCCGTTCGTGTCGCCGGCGCCGCAGGAGCCTGCGGCGCCGCAGGGCGCCGACGGCGACGGAGGCACGCTGCAACTGCCGCCCGATTTCCCGATCGACTTGCAGGTGAAGTAACCCAGGACGCGCGAGTCGCACGTCGGGCGACAAGGACGTTGCCGCGGCGAGCACTGACTAACGATCCAGCGACGTCGGTCGCCATGATCCAGCGAAGGAAGTACAAGGATGTACCGATTGCTCACCCCGCACCGCAGCCGCTTCGGCCGGCGCGCCGCCCTGGTCGCGATGCTGACTTCGATCTTCTCGGGGCCGGGCGCTTCGTCCGCCCCCGCGGCGACCGGCGAGTCGGTCATCCGGCAAGTGACCCAGGCGAACGAGCGCCTGGAGATGACCGTCAACACCAGCCAGATTCTGACGCTCGGGACCCGCATCCCGCGGATGGTGGTCAACAATCCGGAATTGGTGACGGTGACCCCGATCAGCGAGTCGCAGGTCCAGGTGGCCGCCCGCAAGCCGGGCGTTACGCAGATCAACTTGTGGGACGAGAACGACCAAGTCTACACGATCGACCTGGCGATCTTCGGCGACGTCCGCGAACTCGAAATGCAGCTCAAGCGGATGTACCCCGGGTCGTCGCTGCGGCTCGTGAAACTGGCGAACAGCCTTGTGCTGGAAGGACAGGTCGATCGGCCGGAGATCATCACGACGATCCGCGAGCTGGCTCAGGATTACGCCCCGAAAGTGGTCAACGACATCACCGTCGGCGGCGTCCAGCAGGTCGTGCTCAAGGTGAAGGTCATGGAGGTCTCGCGGACCAAGCTGCGGCGGATGGGGACCGACTTTGCGATCTTCGGCCCCAACGGCTTCGTGGGCTCCAGCGTCTCGGGGATCATCGCGTCGATCAACGCCGGCACGCAGACTGCCGGCACGGGGATCAACACGGTGGCGTTCGGCGTGACCAACGGCAACACGAAGTTCCTCGGCTTCCTCGATTGGCTTGAGCAAAACAACGTCTCCAAGGTGCTCGCCGAGCCGACGCTCACGACCCTCAGCGGTCGGCCGGCCATGTTCAACGCCGGCGGCGAGTTGCCGATCCTCGTCCCTTCAGGCCTGGGGCAGACGACGATCGAGTACAAACCCTTCGGCACGCAGGTCGACTTCCTGCCAATCGTGCTCGGCGACGGCAACATCCGCCTGGAAGTTCGTCCCCGCGTGAGCGAGATCGACGACACCCGGAGCGTGACCGTCAACGGCTTCACCGTCCCCGCGCTCAAGGTGCGCATGGTCGAGACGGCCGTAGAAATGAAGGCCGGACAGACGCTGGCCCTCGCCGGGCTGATTCAGGAGCGGGTCGAAGGCCAAAGCCGGTCGTTGCCGTTCATCGGCGACCTGCCGGTCGTGGGTTTGCCGTTTCGCAAGGTGCAGGAACAGGTCAACGAGATCGAACTGTTGATCTTGGTGACGCCCGACTACGCCGGCGCGCTCGACCCGTACGAAGTGCCGCCTTGCGGTCCCGGGATGGAGACGATGTCGCCCAGTCACAGCGACCTGTATTGCAAGGCGCACCTCGAAGTGCCGTCGTGCGGCCCCTGCGGCGCGGGGGGAGCCTGCCAGGGCGGGGGGTGCGCTCCCGGCTCGGTCGGCGGAGTTCAGATGCCCGCCGGGGCGGCGGTCATGGCGACCGACGACGGCGAGATCTACTCCAACGGTCCGATCTACTCTCCGGCTCCCGCGACGAGGTTCGTCCCGGCCGAGCCGCTCACGGTCCCCGAGCCGGCCGACGCCCGCGGGCTCGAAATGCCCGAGCCTTCGGCCGGCGTCCGCCCGGACAATCGGAACAATCCGACCGTCCGGTCCGCGACGACCGCGCGGTTGCGCCGCCCGACCGCGACGCCCGGTTTGATTGGTCCGGTGGGCTACGACGTGCAAAAGTAAGCTACGTTAGCACAAAGGGAAGTTCCCTGTGCGCGGCCGAGCCTTTGCGCCCGGCTGCCGTCGTGCGTCGAGCAAGCCCTCGTCGGCTCGCTCCGA
The window above is part of the Pirellulales bacterium genome. Proteins encoded here:
- a CDS encoding PEP-CTERM sorting domain-containing protein (PEP-CTERM proteins occur, often in large numbers, in the proteomes of bacteria that also encode an exosortase, a predicted intramembrane cysteine proteinase. The presence of a PEP-CTERM domain at a protein's C-terminus predicts cleavage within the sorting domain, followed by covalent anchoring to some some component of the (usually Gram-negative) cell surface. Many PEP-CTERM proteins exhibit an unusual sequence composition that includes large numbers of potential glycosylation sites. Expression of one such protein has been shown restore the ability of a bacterium to form floc, a type of biofilm.); the protein is MSHNISKHFLSRALACALAVALAATQAVAGTVSFSNILQSTQTPGDPPNLYGPADTSTPNQLLFPAPAAFSATAIGPGGADITDGLLTFTVSVNDPLTGITGLNFFEDGTWALLESVPGFAGLGTNVRNAIAGFVTVTSVNGVAVGGPTIPFSGANVSFNAVADLPPGSGFWNNGAGVGLGAIPGLVTSIDVAINNRLVAFSEGGPNGTSISFIDKKRITIRIDTEMIPEPSSIALLVTALGGLGVVAGRRR
- a CDS encoding DUF362 domain-containing protein; its protein translation is MKHQHDRRREEERRRGLSRREAIVAGAAAAGLAGLVAVGNRYRRRTPVFVARGQRYDGPLADAIADGLVACGAKPAEFRGLKVLLKPNLVEPSRLVPHMTTHPAVIVAAAEAFRRWGASVTVGEAPGHVRDTDMALAESGVGEALRDGGLAFADLNYQPTAWRANRSRFSSLRGLHLPQSVVEADVVVSMPKLKTHHWVGLTCAMKNFYGVLPGIKYGWPKNVLHHNGIPETVADVNCLLPRALAIVDAIECMEGDGPILGTMKPMGLLLVGANLPAVDATAARIIGLAPERISYLGLINNRLGPLADDRIEQRGETWQSVASPFHVIAEPHLQMLRADAAGPATS
- a CDS encoding Flp family type IVb pilin, which gives rise to MKLFAQKVQRFLVSEDGPTAVEYAVMLALIVIVCLTAIRSIGNNANATFESVAGQLGS
- a CDS encoding prepilin peptidase; translation: MGASQGFLAQLAETWPAWVVTITLVVAAVIDGLQLKVPNWITFPMIISGWVYSAVLSPYAGWEGLWLSLIGTAVGLALLLPAYAIGGMGAGDVKLLAGVGAWMWGTITFYAFAVSALVGGVIAVGMVLYKRSWNKHRDQFFSILNEIATVKDPEQLAAIAAERKPRMFLLPYGIPIAIGSIAYFAWTGMLS
- the cpaB gene encoding Flp pilus assembly protein CpaB, which encodes MRPKSLVLLALALGCGLIASIGISQVLDNNSKPARVETAPIYVAQQNINVNDPITDAMVVLEEWPKDKVPPGAIVKWEDIEDRRPRTNIYQGEPLLNSKLLAKGQISDPTQGVPDGMRLKTMSVDATKSAAGLLSPGDRVDVQIFVARNEQQGIEKPFTKIFLQNIRVYAVDQTIDRSMDGNEARNVAKTVSLIVTPSQANRITLAENLGTITLIPRNPDDEAEVDDYEQDIESLLNPSTANSRSRESLTKADRPGDEQSGPGAMESLKAFMEAAMAQNSARQAAPGLQPGRPFQMTIIYPDEVERLQFSDGQLLVPAAPSQAGGAPFVSPAPQEPAAPQGADGDGGTLQLPPDFPIDLQVK
- a CDS encoding pilus assembly protein N-terminal domain-containing protein, producing MYRLLTPHRSRFGRRAALVAMLTSIFSGPGASSAPAATGESVIRQVTQANERLEMTVNTSQILTLGTRIPRMVVNNPELVTVTPISESQVQVAARKPGVTQINLWDENDQVYTIDLAIFGDVRELEMQLKRMYPGSSLRLVKLANSLVLEGQVDRPEIITTIRELAQDYAPKVVNDITVGGVQQVVLKVKVMEVSRTKLRRMGTDFAIFGPNGFVGSSVSGIIASINAGTQTAGTGINTVAFGVTNGNTKFLGFLDWLEQNNVSKVLAEPTLTTLSGRPAMFNAGGELPILVPSGLGQTTIEYKPFGTQVDFLPIVLGDGNIRLEVRPRVSEIDDTRSVTVNGFTVPALKVRMVETAVEMKAGQTLALAGLIQERVEGQSRSLPFIGDLPVVGLPFRKVQEQVNEIELLILVTPDYAGALDPYEVPPCGPGMETMSPSHSDLYCKAHLEVPSCGPCGAGGACQGGGCAPGSVGGVQMPAGAAVMATDDGEIYSNGPIYSPAPATRFVPAEPLTVPEPADARGLEMPEPSAGVRPDNRNNPTVRSATTARLRRPTATPGLIGPVGYDVQK